The proteins below are encoded in one region of Kazachstania africana CBS 2517 chromosome 6, complete genome:
- the RCR2 gene encoding Rcr2p (similar to Saccharomyces cerevisiae RCR1 (YBR005W) and RCR2 (YDR003W); ancestral locus Anc_3.200), whose product MLTQIAASTILRRADGDNSSGIADYDDSYNSTAWKFGRWFLSIVFVLVFLSIIFMAVRANKKRINRGEAPIRGTSWLTPPSYRQSERQYSSSAGEYEDYVPTYTEQANENDLGYYDERGEFHLNGKSEYLPPPPLSEEIAGSDSSLERPAQARVRDSEPYHDPEMMRPSYTAQLRTNTPHVSN is encoded by the coding sequence ATGCTGACTCAGATTGCTGCAAGCACAATATTGCGAAGAGCAGATGGTGATAATTCTAGTGGTATCGCAGATTATGATGATTCATATAATTCCACAGCATGGAAATTCGGCAGATGGTTTTTATCCATAGTGTTCGTTTTGGTATTTTTGTCAATTATATTTATGGCTGTTAGAgctaataaaaaaagaattaataGAGGCGAGGCTCCCATTAGAGGTACTAGCTGGCTGACTCCCCCATCATATAGACAGTCAGAAAGACAGTATAGCTCTTCTGCAGGTGAATATGAAGATTATGTGCCCACTTATACAGAACAAgccaatgaaaatgactTGGGATATTACGATGAGCGTGGAGAGTTCCATCTCAATGGAAAATCGGAATATCTACCTCCTCCACCATTAAGTGAGGAAATAGCAGGCTCTGATTCATCTTTGGAAAGACCTGCGCAAGCAAGGGTAAGGGATTCGGAGCCTTATCATGACCCTGAAATGATGAGACCAAGTTATACTGCTCAACTCCGTACAAATACCCCCCACGTAAGTAATTAA